The stretch of DNA GGTGATCGGGGACGGAATGGGTGCATGCGCAACGTGGACGCTGCGGGCCTCGGCATCGGCGACGACTACCCACCACGGATCATGGGGGTGTTGAACGTCAGCGAGGAGTCTCCGTACTCGCCGAGCGTCTTCAACGATCCCGGCGAGGCCGCCGCCTACGTCGACGAGGACCTGATCGGCGAGGGCGCCGACATCGTAGACGTGGGGCTGGAGTCGGCGAACAAGCGCTTCGAGGTACTCTCCGCGGAGGGGGAACTCGACCGCCTCGACACCGCCGTCCAGACGATGGAGAGCGTCTCCGGCGACGCCGTCTTCTCCATCGAGACCCGGTACCACGAGGTAGCCGAGGCGGCACTCGACGCCGGCTTCGACATGGTCAACGACATCTGTGGCTTCGCCGATCCCGAGATGCCACGGGTCTGTGCCGAACGGGACGTGGCCGTGGCGAAGATGGCCAGCCCGCCCGACCTCGAACGCCCCGGAGCCGTCGAAGACGTGGACGACATCTACGAGGCGCTGCAACGCGAGGGACTCACCGACAAGACCATCGTCGACCCCGCGTTCGGCGGGTGGAGCGAGGCCAAAACCCTCGACGACGACCGCGAGACCTTCCACCGGCTACGGGAGTTCCGTGCCCTCGATCGGCCGATCCTCGTCTCGATCAACCGCAAGAACTTCCTCCGTGACTTCGCGGGGCGGTCGACCGAGGAGGCGCTCCCGGTCAGCCTCGCGGCCACCGCGATGGCCGTCGAGCGCGGCGCACACGTGATCCGCACCCACGACGTGGCGGAGACGCGGGACGCCGCCCTGATCGGCAAGGCGTTCGCACGGGAACGTATCCGAACGACCGACGAGGTAGCCGTCGAGGAACTCGACGTGACGACCGTCGGGGAGCTACGTCGCCACCTGGCACGGGTCGGCGGCGAGGCGACGGCCGCCCGGCAGGGCGTCGTCCGCACGTTCGAACTCTCGGGACTGTCGCCGGCCGAACGCGAGGCGCTCGCCGACGCCGCCCGAGGAACGTCCGTGACCGTCGCCGGCGAGGGCGCGAGTCGACTTCTCGTCGGAACGCCCACCGATCTGACCGCTGTCGTGGAGGCGGCGGCTGGGCGGTCCGCCGCCCTCGACGCCGCCCTCGACGCCGTCGCCGAGGAACTCGCGTAACGCGTCGAAACCGCCCGACCGCAGCCGCGTGCTCGGGCACTATCGAACCACGATGGACCGTGGAGTAAGAGAAAGTTTATGCCGGACGATTCAAAATATCCGGCGTGGAAGCCGGCTCGGCACACGGGTAGGGGTACTTGGTGCCGTTCCGGCTACTGTGGCCTTATTACCTGATGAACTACCAGATGTGGCCCCCGGTGTACGAACGCATCCTCGACGACTTCGGGTACGGGCGGGCGGGCGACGAACGCGCCCGCGACCGTCTCGCGGCGCTCGTGACCGCCTTCGACGAGTCACGACTCGACTCGCTCGCCGGTGCGACCGTCGCCGTCGCCGGCGCCGGTCCGTCGCTCGAAGCGGAGGCGGCCGTCGCCGCCGACGCCGACGTCGTGATCGGCGCCTCGGACGCGGCGGATCGGCTCCGCGAGGTCGGTGTCGCCGTCGACCTGATGGTCACCGATCTGGACAAGACGCCGGCCACCGCCCGCGACCTGACCCACGAGGGCGTCCCCGTCGCGGTTCACGCCCACGGGGACAACGTGCCCGCCGTGGAGCGGTGGGTCCCGCGACTCGACGGCGAATACGTCCTGCCGACGACGCAGACCGAGCCAACGGGGCCGGTGCGCAACTACGGCGGCTTCACCGACGGCGATCGGGCCGCCTTCCTCGCGGACGCGTTCGGCGCCGCCGCCCTTCGGTTCCCCGGCTGGGACTTCGACGATCCGAGCGTCGGTCCCGAGAAACGGAAAAAGCTCGCGTGGGCCGAACGGCTGCTCCACTGGCTCGAACGCCGACGCGACGAACGGTTCGCCGTCCTCGACGGTCGGCGTAACAACGTCGATCCGATCTGATCCGCCCGTCGGCCGTCGGTCCGAGCAGGTAGCCACGTGTCGGTACCGACGGAGAGATCACTCTGCGCTCGTGTCGCCGCCGCTCGAACTCCCACCTCCGGAGTCACCGCCGCTCGAACTCCCACCTCCGGCGTCGCCGCCGCTCGAACCTCCGCCGTCCGAACTCTCGGAGCCACCGTCGCTCGAACTCCCACTTCCGGAGCCACCGTCGCTCGAACTCCCACTTCCGGAGCCACCGTCGCTCGAACTCCCACTTCCGGAGCCACCGTCGCTCGAACTCCCACTTCCGGAGCCACCGTCGCTCGAACTCCCACTTCCGGCGTCGCCGCCGCTCGAACCTCCGCTGTCGGAGCCACCGTCACTTCCACTTCCACCGTCCGAGTCGCCGCCGCTCGAACCTCCGCCGTCCGAACTCTCGGGGCCACCGCCGCTCGAACTCCCGCCGTCCGAACTGCCGTCAACCGATCCGTCACCGGTCCCTGCCGACCCGTCGGTGCCGGAGTCGCTCGCGCCATCCGAGTCCTCGTTACCGCCGCTGTTCGATCCGTCACTGCCCGAATCATCGGCCACAACGCCGCTTCCGGAATCGGCCTCCGACCTGCCGTCGTCGGATTTGCCGGCGTCCCCGCCCGATCCGGTGGCGTCCGAATCGTCGGGGGTCGCCCCGTCGCCGGTGTCGCTGCCGACGGAGTCAGTCCCGGCGGCGGGCGCGTCGGTCGGCGGCGTTGACGCCTCATCGTTCGGCGTCGACGCCGGTCCGCCGCGGTCGCTCGACCTGCCCGAGACCGTCGCGGTCGGCTGGCTCGGCGCGTCGTCGGGGGCGCTCTCCGGCGCGGCCGCCCCGGTTACGGCTGGTGGTCCGGGTGGGACGACGACCGGCTCGATCACCGGCAGGCCGGACACGTCGACCGTGGCGTCGGCGCCGCCGGTGTCGCTGAACACCGCGACGGTAGAGGCGCCGCCGACGGCCGCCGCGAACGTCACCCAACAGACGACGACGATGGGGAGGACGGCGCGCCGCTCGGGCGTCGTCACCGCGTCCCCCCCGACTCGGCGGGCGTCGACGTGAGCGACTCCGCCCCCGTCCGGGCGGCTGATTCGGGGTCC from Haloplanus salinus encodes:
- a CDS encoding dihydropteroate synthase; the protein is MRNVDAAGLGIGDDYPPRIMGVLNVSEESPYSPSVFNDPGEAAAYVDEDLIGEGADIVDVGLESANKRFEVLSAEGELDRLDTAVQTMESVSGDAVFSIETRYHEVAEAALDAGFDMVNDICGFADPEMPRVCAERDVAVAKMASPPDLERPGAVEDVDDIYEALQREGLTDKTIVDPAFGGWSEAKTLDDDRETFHRLREFRALDRPILVSINRKNFLRDFAGRSTEEALPVSLAATAMAVERGAHVIRTHDVAETRDAALIGKAFARERIRTTDEVAVEELDVTTVGELRRHLARVGGEATAARQGVVRTFELSGLSPAEREALADAARGTSVTVAGEGASRLLVGTPTDLTAVVEAAAGRSAALDAALDAVAEELA
- a CDS encoding 6-hydroxymethylpterin diphosphokinase MptE-like protein; the protein is MNYQMWPPVYERILDDFGYGRAGDERARDRLAALVTAFDESRLDSLAGATVAVAGAGPSLEAEAAVAADADVVIGASDAADRLREVGVAVDLMVTDLDKTPATARDLTHEGVPVAVHAHGDNVPAVERWVPRLDGEYVLPTTQTEPTGPVRNYGGFTDGDRAAFLADAFGAAALRFPGWDFDDPSVGPEKRKKLAWAERLLHWLERRRDERFAVLDGRRNNVDPI
- a CDS encoding cell wall anchor protein translates to MTTPERRAVLPIVVVCWVTFAAAVGGASTVAVFSDTGGADATVDVSGLPVIEPVVVPPGPPAVTGAAAPESAPDDAPSQPTATVSGRSSDRGGPASTPNDEASTPPTDAPAAGTDSVGSDTGDGATPDDSDATGSGGDAGKSDDGRSEADSGSGVVADDSGSDGSNSGGNEDSDGASDSGTDGSAGTGDGSVDGSSDGGSSSGGGPESSDGGGSSGGDSDGGSGSDGGSDSGGSSGGDAGSGSSSDGGSGSGSSSDGGSGSGSSSDGGSGSGSSSDGGSGSGSSSDGGSESSDGGGSSGGDAGGGSSSGGDSGGGSSSGGDTSAE